From Pelosinus fermentans DSM 17108, the proteins below share one genomic window:
- a CDS encoding GNAT family N-acetyltransferase, which yields MIELVQSVEPALIKRLVELEISAFGHGGMNEWHLVPFIRHGRVFIIRKDREIVGLIQYMLDWTCPQKAYMVGVSTDKKWRGQGLGTRLLQESFKSLHQENITEIELTVDPNNVAAVAIYEKKLGFQIIERRENEYGMGENRLVMKLTLADFMNKS from the coding sequence ATGATTGAATTGGTGCAAAGTGTTGAACCGGCTTTGATAAAGCGATTAGTAGAGTTAGAAATAAGTGCCTTTGGTCATGGTGGAATGAATGAGTGGCATCTTGTTCCATTCATCAGGCACGGACGTGTTTTTATTATTCGCAAGGATCGAGAAATTGTTGGTTTGATTCAATACATGCTAGATTGGACGTGTCCTCAAAAAGCATATATGGTTGGCGTATCTACGGATAAAAAATGGCGGGGGCAAGGGCTGGGAACCAGGCTTCTGCAAGAGAGTTTTAAGAGCTTACATCAAGAAAATATTACAGAAATTGAATTAACAGTAGATCCGAATAATGTTGCAGCAGTCGCAATATATGAAAAAAAACTTGGATTTCAGATTATAGAACGTAGAGAGAATGAATATGGGATGGGGGAGAATCGGTTAGTAATGAAACTAACGCTTGCTGATTTTATGAATAAATCATAA
- a CDS encoding CynX/NimT family MFS transporter: MIKHKNVLLVLGIIFIASNLRTPLTAVGPLVSDIRSDLGISNGMTGFLTTLPLLTFAVLSLPSSKLGTKIGNELAIFLSLIVLIAGILLRSAGGSAALFAGTFLIGTGIVVGNVLIPSIIKQKFPEKVGLITSIFSIAMSLSAGISSGMSVPLANDLHWGWRQSLLVWILVAVAAIIFWLPQLYHRERAVKVAKPASTANSVWHSSLAWQVAFFMGLQSFLFYCFIAWFPAVLQSHGLSMATAGWLLSFFQIIAIPAAFIVPILADRLNDQRGITAIFCLVYFMGLLGLLLSKNMILLTTSVALMGVGGGACISLAFTFIGLRSSNGAQAAELSGMAQSVGYLLAAAGPIIIGYLFDYTQTWTSSIVVWLIITLLLLYAGLGAGRNRYIFPMDEPKQSPN, translated from the coding sequence ATGATAAAACACAAGAATGTATTACTCGTTTTAGGAATTATCTTTATTGCTTCTAATTTAAGAACTCCGCTGACAGCAGTAGGACCGCTCGTTAGTGATATACGGTCCGATCTTGGTATTTCAAACGGTATGACTGGTTTCCTTACGACACTGCCATTGCTTACCTTTGCCGTACTTTCGCTGCCCTCTTCTAAATTAGGCACCAAAATAGGCAATGAACTTGCCATCTTTCTTAGCCTTATTGTATTAATTGCCGGCATACTACTGCGCTCTGCAGGAGGAAGTGCCGCCTTGTTCGCCGGAACATTTCTGATTGGTACGGGAATTGTGGTTGGTAATGTTCTAATCCCCAGTATTATAAAACAAAAATTCCCCGAAAAAGTAGGATTAATAACCAGTATTTTTTCAATTGCCATGTCTCTCTCGGCGGGAATTTCATCTGGCATGAGCGTGCCGCTTGCCAACGATCTCCATTGGGGATGGCGTCAGTCCCTGCTGGTGTGGATCTTGGTTGCTGTAGCAGCCATCATCTTTTGGCTGCCTCAACTTTATCATCGCGAAAGAGCAGTGAAAGTCGCAAAACCAGCTTCCACTGCTAACTCAGTTTGGCATTCTTCTCTGGCATGGCAAGTGGCCTTCTTTATGGGGCTGCAGTCATTTCTTTTTTATTGCTTCATTGCCTGGTTTCCTGCAGTTCTCCAAAGCCATGGCTTAAGTATGGCAACTGCCGGCTGGCTACTGTCTTTTTTCCAGATCATTGCCATCCCTGCCGCTTTTATCGTACCAATATTAGCTGATCGCCTCAACGACCAACGTGGTATTACGGCAATTTTCTGCCTGGTCTATTTTATGGGACTGCTTGGACTTCTGCTGAGTAAAAATATGATACTGCTCACTACATCAGTTGCCTTGATGGGAGTTGGCGGAGGTGCCTGCATCAGCTTAGCATTTACTTTTATCGGGCTACGCAGCAGCAATGGCGCCCAAGCTGCAGAGTTATCGGGAATGGCTCAGTCTGTGGGCTATTTGTTAGCGGCCGCAGGTCCGATTATAATTGGTTATCTATTTGATTACACGCAAACCTGGACTTCTTCTATTGTCGTATGGCTAATTATCACGTTACTTCTTCTATATGCCGGTCTTGGTGCCGGGCGAAACCGATACATTTTCCCAATGGACGAGCCCAAACAAAGCCCCAATTAA
- a CDS encoding tyrosine-type recombinase/integrase — MCHPLPHQAIARLYASAPHCENTSKLNISFHKLRHDHASRLSANGVSIKDAQYRLGHSTTQMLLNVYTHRISGGQEKIASWLNSSFPAAPLNHETPLH; from the coding sequence ATCTGTCATCCGCTACCACACCAGGCAATTGCCCGGCTTTACGCGTCTGCGCCTCATTGCGAAAACACCTCAAAACTTAACATTAGCTTTCACAAACTGCGCCACGACCACGCCAGTCGCCTTTCAGCCAACGGCGTCAGTATCAAAGATGCTCAGTACAGACTGGGCCACAGTACCACGCAAATGCTGCTTAATGTCTACACCCACAGGATATCCGGCGGCCAGGAAAAAATCGCCTCATGGCTCAACTCTTCCTTTCCGGCTGCTCCACTCAATCATGAAACACCACTTCATTGA
- a CDS encoding alanine/ornithine racemase family PLP-dependent enzyme encodes MDDTTILEVDLDKIIYNTSQVVERCHRLGIAVLGVTKGFSAMHQIVSAMVEGGVDGLADARLENIIELRKRNFNQEMTLLRLPRLSNVETIIRYADTSINSEMTVIKALSETAKRLGKRHNIILMVDVGDLREGLMIDQVLDAVMQISSLKGVHLLGLGTNMGCFGGILPSPENLGILVTLVQAIEKKVGIRLEVISGGGTSSLSLVEKNNVPVGINQLRIGEGILLGTDTTHNRKIPWLLQDAFLLRAEVIEVKCKPSVPTGDIGRDAFGNIPQFIDKGVRNRAILALGKQDVDVEGIVPVRESIKVMGASSDHLILDITDCEEQIKVGDDVEFSLSYSGLLSVSDSSYVTKKFKRGIL; translated from the coding sequence ATGGATGATACTACAATTCTGGAAGTCGATTTAGATAAAATTATATATAATACCTCTCAAGTCGTAGAAAGATGTCACCGTTTGGGAATTGCAGTATTGGGAGTAACTAAAGGGTTTAGCGCTATGCATCAGATTGTATCAGCTATGGTAGAAGGAGGCGTTGATGGCTTAGCGGATGCCAGGCTTGAAAATATCATAGAGCTTCGCAAACGAAATTTTAACCAGGAAATGACATTATTAAGACTTCCACGATTAAGTAATGTTGAAACAATTATTCGGTATGCCGATACGAGTATTAATTCGGAAATGACAGTAATAAAGGCTCTATCGGAAACTGCCAAAAGGTTAGGAAAGAGACATAATATAATTTTAATGGTAGATGTAGGTGATCTTCGGGAAGGATTGATGATTGATCAAGTTCTTGATGCTGTGATGCAAATTTCTAGTTTAAAAGGAGTACATTTATTAGGCTTGGGGACGAATATGGGATGTTTTGGTGGAATCTTACCCAGTCCAGAAAATCTAGGGATTTTAGTTACATTAGTACAAGCGATAGAGAAAAAAGTAGGAATACGATTAGAAGTAATTTCAGGTGGTGGAACTTCTAGCTTATCTTTGGTAGAGAAGAACAATGTTCCTGTGGGAATTAATCAACTGCGTATTGGTGAGGGTATTTTGTTAGGTACGGATACAACGCATAACCGCAAAATACCCTGGTTGCTGCAAGATGCCTTTCTGCTTAGAGCTGAGGTAATTGAGGTAAAATGTAAGCCTTCTGTACCGACTGGAGACATTGGTAGAGATGCATTTGGGAATATACCTCAATTCATTGATAAGGGAGTACGTAATCGAGCGATTTTAGCTTTAGGTAAACAAGATGTGGATGTAGAAGGGATTGTTCCAGTCCGGGAAAGCATAAAAGTTATGGGGGCAAGTAGTGATCATTTAATTCTTGATATTACAGATTGTGAGGAACAAATAAAGGTAGGAGACGATGTTGAATTTTCCTTATCTTATTCTGGATTGCTTTCGGTGAGTGATTCTAGTTATGTTACAAAAAAATTCAAAAGAGGGATATTATGA
- a CDS encoding universal stress protein, which yields MIDLKKIVVAYDSSEHSRKALDWAIHMAQLAHATIDVVMVLVPSAISTRSAGAYASPEVREAAEQEIKQILLEAQAICEANDVEVTTHSLFGNAVKEILLPADSYRADLIICGTRGLGSFAGLLLGSVARTLVAYTKIPVMVIK from the coding sequence ATGATTGATCTGAAAAAAATTGTTGTTGCCTACGACAGCTCCGAACACAGCAGGAAAGCACTGGACTGGGCCATTCACATGGCGCAGCTCGCTCATGCGACAATCGACGTGGTCATGGTTCTGGTTCCCTCCGCCATTAGTACGCGGTCCGCCGGCGCCTATGCGTCTCCAGAAGTGAGAGAAGCAGCGGAACAGGAAATTAAGCAAATTCTTTTAGAAGCCCAGGCTATTTGTGAGGCGAACGACGTTGAGGTCACAACGCATTCGCTCTTTGGCAATGCCGTTAAAGAAATTTTGCTTCCTGCCGATTCCTACCGGGCTGACTTGATTATCTGCGGTACCAGGGGACTGGGTAGCTTTGCCGGCTTATTGCTGGGCAGTGTGGCGCGTACCCTGGTAGCATACACCAAAATCCCCGTAATGGTAATTAAATAG
- the sdhB gene encoding succinate dehydrogenase iron-sulfur subunit: MAEIKKKVHFIIERQDGPNSQPYTEEFEVDYRPALNVVASLMEIQKNPVTKDGKKTTAVVWECNCLEKVCGACMMVINGKAQQACAALIDHLEQPIRLSPARTFPVIRDLAIDRSVMFESLKRIHGWVDVDGTWEVHNDAPRQNPKTATIAYEISRCMTCGCCMDACPNVNRSSEFIGPAPIAQAHLFNLHPIGEYQKEERLDALMEKGGLASCGNSQNCVQACPKDIKLTEYIAKLNRDTNKQALKSLFNK; encoded by the coding sequence ATGGCGGAAATAAAGAAAAAAGTACATTTTATCATAGAAAGACAAGATGGTCCTAATTCCCAGCCCTATACAGAAGAGTTTGAAGTTGATTATCGTCCTGCGCTTAATGTTGTTGCATCTCTTATGGAAATTCAAAAGAACCCTGTAACAAAAGACGGCAAAAAGACAACTGCTGTTGTTTGGGAATGTAACTGTTTGGAAAAGGTTTGTGGTGCTTGCATGATGGTAATCAACGGTAAAGCGCAACAGGCTTGTGCTGCTCTAATTGATCATCTAGAACAACCAATTCGTTTGAGTCCAGCTAGAACCTTCCCTGTTATCCGTGACCTTGCGATTGACCGTTCGGTAATGTTTGAAAGTTTAAAGCGCATACACGGATGGGTAGATGTAGATGGAACCTGGGAAGTTCATAATGATGCTCCGCGTCAGAATCCAAAAACTGCAACTATTGCTTATGAAATCTCTCGTTGCATGACTTGCGGTTGTTGCATGGATGCTTGCCCAAATGTAAATCGGAGTTCTGAATTCATAGGACCGGCTCCTATTGCACAAGCACATCTATTTAATCTGCACCCAATTGGTGAATATCAGAAAGAAGAGCGTCTAGATGCTTTGATGGAAAAGGGTGGATTGGCAAGTTGCGGCAATAGCCAAAACTGCGTACAAGCATGCCCTAAAGATATTAAGCTGACTGAGTATATTGCGAAACTAAATCGTGATACGAATAAGCAAGCACTTAAGAGCTTGTTTAATAAGTAA